The following coding sequences are from one Kwoniella bestiolae CBS 10118 chromosome 2, complete sequence window:
- a CDS encoding transaldolase — protein sequence MTNALDALKATGTVVVSDTGDFGSIDAFKPQDATTNPSLILAATKLEKYAKLIDPAVEYAKKKGGELEVQAENALDRLLVEFGSEILKIIPGRVSTEVDAKFSFDTQATINKAHQIIDLYKENGISKDRILIKIASTYEGIQAAKKLEEEGIHCNLTLLFGFGQAVACAEAGVTLISPFVGRILDWYKKANPDTNYTSETDPGVKSVQKIFNYYKQHGYKTIVMGASFRNIGEITALAGCDYLTIAPKLLDELAKSNDAVPKKLDAKDADSAPIDKVSYLNDETKFKWALFEDQMAFEKLHEGIRGFAKDGQTLKDLLKAKLQ from the exons CACCGGTACCGTCGTCGTATCTGATACTGGAGACTTCGGTTCCATCGATGCCTTCAAGCCTCAAGATGCTACTACCAACCCTTCATTGAT TCTCGCCGCTACCAAGCTCGAGAAGTACGCCAAGCTCATTGACCCTGCCGTCGAGTacgccaagaagaagggagg TGAACTCGAAGTCCAAGCCGAGAACGCGCTTGATCGACTCCTCGTTGAATTCGGTTCCGagatcctcaagatcatcccCGGTAGAGTTTCCACCGAAGTCGATGCTAAATTCTCTTTCGACACCC AAGCTACCATCAACAAGGCTCACCAAATCATTGACCTTTACAAGGAGAACGGTATCTCCAAGGACAGAATCTTGATTAAG ATCGCCTCCACCTATGAGGGTATTCAAGCCGCTAAGAAgcttgaggaagagggaattCA CTGCAACTTAACCCTTCTCTTCGGTTTCGGTCAAGCCGTTGCCTGTGCCGAGGCCGGTGTaaccctcatctcccccttcGTCGGCCGA ATCCTCGATTGGTACAAGAAGGCCAACCCCGACACCAACTACACCTCCGAGACCGACCCCGGAGTCAAGTCTGTCCAAAAGATCTTCAA CTACTACAAGCAACACGGTTACAAGACCATCGTCATGGGTGCTTCTTTCCGAAACATCGGTGAAATCACTGCTCTTGCCGGTTGTGACTACTTGACCATCGCTCCTAAACTCTTGGACGAATTGGCCAAATCCAA CGACGCCGTCCCAAAGAAACTTGACGCTAAAGACGCCGACTCTGCCCCCATTGACAAAGTCTCATACTTGAACGATGAGACCAAGTTCAAGTGGGCTCTCTTCGAGGACCAAATGGCTTTCGAGAAGCTCCACGAAGGTATCAGAGGATTCGCCAAGGACGGTCAAACCCTCAAGGACCTCCTCAAGGCTAAACTTCAATAA